The following is a genomic window from Spirosoma foliorum.
CCAAATAATTCCGACGTACCCGACACATGTTCAACACCCGCCAACCGGTTTACTTCATTAGCTAGTCGTTGGGCTGGAATCGTGTTGAGTGGAATGGTTAATACTCGGTCGCGCCGGAATCCGTAATCGGCTGTTGCCATGTAGTTCATCTGTCGAGTCATGGATAGCAGGCCAATCATGGCAATCATGGAGATGGCAAACTGAGCCACAATCAGCGATTTGCGAAGTGAAATCCCCCGGATAATCCGTAAGCCTGTCTGACTGCGCAAAACCTGCGAAGGCTGAAAACCTGACAGAACTCGGGCTGGCGCAATGCCCGCCAACAAACCGGCCACTACGCTGAAGACCACACAAATCGCCGTGAGTTGCCAGTTCCATTCTACGCCATTAATAAGCCATTTCTGTACAAAAGGCATGGGTTTAATAAACTCGAGCATGACATTGGCAAGCCCCAGCGACAACAGCGATAGAATAACCGACTCCGCCATAAACTGCCCAACCAGTTGCCAGCGAACAGCCCCGGCCACTTTCCGGATCCCCACCTCGCGGGCGCGACTCAGCGATCGGGCCAGCGTTAGGTTAATGTAATTGAAGACCGCTAATAACAGGGTCAGCAAGCCAACGCTGGCTTCTAACAAAAGGCCACCGATCTGAGGCTCATGAGTAATGTGCATAAGCTCCTGACGGGCGGGGGACAGTTTCGTAAACGGCTGAACACGTAGACTATACCCCTTTTCGTCCTTGAAATGCAATGTATGCGTTGCCCGATGAACAACTGATGGCAAAACTTTTTCCAGCGCATCGGCAGGAGTTCCTGGTTTGAGCAAGACGTAAGTGAGGCCGGTCCGATAGTTTCGCCAATCGGCAAAAGAAGCGCGCTGTTGCGGAGTCCAGGCTGTTTGCAGCGAGATCAGCATATCGAACACCAGGTGCGACTTAGCGGGCATATCAGCCAACACACCTGTGACCGTGATTGGGCCTAAATCGGTGTTTTGTAAAACCCGTCCAACCGGATTCGCCGTACCAAAAAACTTTTCGGCAGTTTCGCGAGTCAGGACAACCGTATTCGGTTCCGTAGCGGGCTGACCTTTGGCGAGCTTATAGCCGAAAATGCGAAAGAAACTCGGGTCGACCGCGTATGACATGGTCATGAACCGCTTCTGGTTGCTCGAAAACTCGGCATAGGTTTTACTCACACGAGTGGCTTCTTCCACAAACGGGTACTCTCGCTTCAGCACCTCGGCCAGCGGCATGGGCGATGTGGCGAACGGAGTTACATCGTTATCTTTCCCAACTACATCCGTAAGAATCCGGTACGTTCGGTCGCGATTGGGGTGGAAATTGTCGTAATCGAACGACCCCTTAATATGTGCAATGGCCAGAAAGCAAACGACTAAGCCGGAAGCAAGGCCAAAGACATTGATGACCGAAAAAAGCTTATGTTTCCAGAGATTCCGCCAGGCGATTTTAATGTAGTTAGTTAGCATGATTTTGTGTAGAGACGCATCTTTGCGTCTTCTATCCCGGATGGTTTTCTGTATCTGGATACTAATTGCTGACGCGATAGGAGACGCAAAGATGCGTCTCTACATTATTCACTTCGTAAACTCTTCACCGGATTTGTTAAAGCAGCTTTCACGCTTTGGAAACTCACGGTTAGTAGCGCAATCAATACGGTCAGGCCGCCAGCCAGTAGGAAAACCCACCAGTGAATGTCGGTGCGATAGGCGAAATCGGCCAGCCAGGTGTGCATGGCGTACCAGGCGACGGGCGAGGCAATGATCAGCGCGACGACCACTAATTTCATAAAGTCTTTGGAGAACATGGCCACCAGACTCACCTCCGATGCTCCCAGAACTTTCCGAATACCAATTTCCTTGGTGCGTTGCTCGGCCATAAACATCGACAAACCAAATAAACCCAGGCAGGAAATCAGAATGGCAACGCCGGCAAAAATGCTAAACAGCGTTTGCTGCGTTTGCTCGCGGTTGTAAAGCCGGTCAAAGCGTTCGTCCAGGAATTGATAGTCGAACGGACGTTCTGGGAAGAACCGCTTCCAGACCGTTTCGACCTGTTGCAATGCCGCTGGGATATTCCCTTTAAGTGGAACAGATACCCATCTGAAATTTTGGGTGCCCATGATCATCGCCATAGCGGCCATTTGCTGGTGTAGCGATTCGAAGTGAAAATCTTTCGTTACACCGATAATCTGACCTTTGGCTCGACCGTACTGAAAAGGCTTTCCGATGGCTTGTTCGGGCGTCCAGCCCAACTCGCGCACGGCTGTTTCGTTTAGGACAATCATGGAGGTATCCGTCGAGTGAGAGCGGTCGAAGTTGCGACCAGCCGCCATCGGAATTTGATAAGCCGAAATAAAATCGTAGTCCACCCGCAACGACCGCAGATTTACTTTGACCGGCGCCATTGTATCGCCTTTGGGTGCCATAGCATTGTCGGAATCTAACAACCGACCCGATGGTATTCTGGACGAACGAGCCATTCCGTTGACAGCCCCTGTTTGGATAAGCTGCTGTTTCAGTGTCTCGTAATTCGTAGTTGAATCACCCACATCGGGTAACAGTAGGACTTGATCTTTGGCATAGCCTAATCGATAATCCTGAATGTACTTCATTTGATTATACACTACCGCTGTACTGATAATCAGTGTAATGGCAATGGCGAACTGCGTAATTACTAATGCCTGCCGTAGTTTGCCGGTTCGCATAGTGGAGGCAATCTGACCTTTCAAAACACCCAGTGGCCGAAAAGAAGTCAGGAAGAAAGCCGGATAGCTCCCCGCAACCAGACCTGTCAATAATGTAATGCCGATTAGAATACTGAGGAAAACAGGATCGACCAGTTGCTGAAACGCGAGTTGTTTTTTTGTGAAGTCGTTCAGAGCAGGTAAAGCGAGAACGACTAAGAAAATGGCGATGCCCAGCGCGAGCGTTACCAGAACAATGGATTCGCTTAAAAACTGCCCAATGAGCTGGGCGCGCAAAGCCCCTACAACCTTGCGCATCCCAACCTCTTTGGCTCGCCCTGCCGAACGAGCTGTTGCCAGATTCATGTAGTTGATGCAGGCGATCAACAGAATGAATAATCCAATAGCCGAAAACAAATAGATATAACTGATATCACCCGTCGGCTCAATCTCTGAATCCGTATGCGAATACAGGTGAATGTCCGTGAGTTTTTGCAGATTCAGTACCGACCAGGTCGATGCTTTACGCCCCTCGCCTGATGGTACATGCGTATCCTGAAAAGCCGGGAAAGCCGCTTCCATTCGGTTGGGGTTGGCACCAGGCTTCAACAGTACATAGGTATTAAAAGAGTTGTTGCCCCAGTTCGTGCGTAATCCTTCGGCTCCATAAACACGGTTGTCGTTAAACGTGGAAAACGACATCAGGAATTTGGGGTGGAAGTGCGACTGAGCAGGTAATGGCTCATAAACACCCGTAACGGTCAGGTCGAATTGGTTGTTCAATCGAACGGTTTTCCCGATTGGGTTTTCGTTTCCGAAATACTTCTCGGCCATTGGCCGGGAGAACATAATCGAAAACGGATTGACCAGCGCCTGATCTGGATTGCCACTCAGTAGTTTAAAATCAAATACCTTAAACAGGTTGGCTTCGGCAAAAAACATATCATCCTCGTTGAACGAGTGTTCGCCGTATTTCACCAGTCCACCGTTGTCGATGGTTCGTACAACCTGCTCGGCTTCCGGAAAATCCTGTTTAATCAGCGGCCCGAATGGAGGGGCTGCCTGCGCTAATTTCAGAGAAGGTACGCCGTCTGA
Proteins encoded in this region:
- a CDS encoding ABC transporter permease, giving the protein MLRNYLLIAFRNLRKHKTFSFINITGVAVGLACFLLIALYVKDELSYDRYNTNADRIYRVARTFLSSDGVPSLKLAQAAPPFGPLIKQDFPEAEQVVRTIDNGGLVKYGEHSFNEDDMFFAEANLFKVFDFKLLSGNPDQALVNPFSIMFSRPMAEKYFGNENPIGKTVRLNNQFDLTVTGVYEPLPAQSHFHPKFLMSFSTFNDNRVYGAEGLRTNWGNNSFNTYVLLKPGANPNRMEAAFPAFQDTHVPSGEGRKASTWSVLNLQKLTDIHLYSHTDSEIEPTGDISYIYLFSAIGLFILLIACINYMNLATARSAGRAKEVGMRKVVGALRAQLIGQFLSESIVLVTLALGIAIFLVVLALPALNDFTKKQLAFQQLVDPVFLSILIGITLLTGLVAGSYPAFFLTSFRPLGVLKGQIASTMRTGKLRQALVITQFAIAITLIISTAVVYNQMKYIQDYRLGYAKDQVLLLPDVGDSTTNYETLKQQLIQTGAVNGMARSSRIPSGRLLDSDNAMAPKGDTMAPVKVNLRSLRVDYDFISAYQIPMAAGRNFDRSHSTDTSMIVLNETAVRELGWTPEQAIGKPFQYGRAKGQIIGVTKDFHFESLHQQMAAMAMIMGTQNFRWVSVPLKGNIPAALQQVETVWKRFFPERPFDYQFLDERFDRLYNREQTQQTLFSIFAGVAILISCLGLFGLSMFMAEQRTKEIGIRKVLGASEVSLVAMFSKDFMKLVVVALIIASPVAWYAMHTWLADFAYRTDIHWWVFLLAGGLTVLIALLTVSFQSVKAALTNPVKSLRSE
- a CDS encoding ABC transporter permease; this translates as MLTNYIKIAWRNLWKHKLFSVINVFGLASGLVVCFLAIAHIKGSFDYDNFHPNRDRTYRILTDVVGKDNDVTPFATSPMPLAEVLKREYPFVEEATRVSKTYAEFSSNQKRFMTMSYAVDPSFFRIFGYKLAKGQPATEPNTVVLTRETAEKFFGTANPVGRVLQNTDLGPITVTGVLADMPAKSHLVFDMLISLQTAWTPQQRASFADWRNYRTGLTYVLLKPGTPADALEKVLPSVVHRATHTLHFKDEKGYSLRVQPFTKLSPARQELMHITHEPQIGGLLLEASVGLLTLLLAVFNYINLTLARSLSRAREVGIRKVAGAVRWQLVGQFMAESVILSLLSLGLANVMLEFIKPMPFVQKWLINGVEWNWQLTAICVVFSVVAGLLAGIAPARVLSGFQPSQVLRSQTGLRIIRGISLRKSLIVAQFAISMIAMIGLLSMTRQMNYMATADYGFRRDRVLTIPLNTIPAQRLANEVNRLAGVEHVSGTSELFGSFGYGHFVKQKRNALDSSMAFVWATDPQFIATMDLTLLAGQNLPPATADSVASGGSRLVLINEEAVKTFRLGNSQEAVGQSLWLNDSAEVQIAGVLKDFRYTSFAWSIKPLIIQNNPGQFRYLTVSVAAGAEDAVLADTKRIWKRLSPYEPFAGQWYSDFLEQRHTHPEDRDFMTLLLFLSFSIACLGLLGMVTYNTQTRVKEVGVRKVMGAQVSQIVWLLSRDFVRLLLIAAAIALPIGYLAGYAFLSNFAYHVPLGFETFALCFGSLLLLGGLTIGIRTYRAALDNPTESLRSE